CGTCGTATGCTTTAAGAGGAATGGGTGGAAATCTCCTCCAAAACCTTGCCTTTCGTCTCCATGCCCCAAACACCGACAGCGAGGGCGTTGACTAAATGCGCCGCCGCGAACACAAGGAAGGCCATGGACAACCCCCAGATGGACCAAATGTACCCTGTTAAAGCGGGAGCGGCGATGCCCGCCAACCTTCCAACGCTGGCCGCTGAACCCGTTCCCGTACCTCTCATCTCAGTGGGATAAAGCTCCGGAGTATAAGTGTACAGGGCCGCCCAAGACCCTAGGTTGAAGAAGGAAACCACGCCGCTCCAAATTAAGATCGTTTGAAGCCCATGGGACACGGAGAACATG
The genomic region above belongs to Candidatus Bathyarchaeia archaeon and contains:
- a CDS encoding MFS transporter, with product LYWVLIVTLLQVPGYYSATFLLDSLGRKPVLAIYLAVAGIGSYMFSVSHGLQTILIWSGVVSFFNLGSWAALYTYTPELYPTEMRGTGTGSAASVGRLAGIAAPALTGYIWSIWGLSMAFLVFAAAHLVNALAVGVWGMETKGKVLEEISTHSS